A stretch of the Kushneria konosiri genome encodes the following:
- the nagA gene encoding N-acetylglucosamine-6-phosphate deacetylase, producing MTLEGNILTPEGWFKGELMLRRGRIVGISGAPVNPDDNDAPRIIPGFIDLHVHGGGGADLMEGGQSLAVLARTHARFGTTSLLGTSMTASREALIKAFQDAGRVLASPPEQAADILGMHLEGPFISPDMLGAQPPHARPGTLEAFDELNALAPIRVITIAPEIEGHMALIEVLAGRGVRVQLGHTAATHDQCVEALRLGARGFTHLYNAMSGLHHRAPGVVGAALAHADYAEVIGDLIHVEPGGVLAARRAIPHLYVVTDATAAAGMPDGEYRLGEHRVFKRGNSVRLAEGGLAGSALTMDVALRNLIGLGLTLAEASQRLSLWPARYLGLSDRGVLAPGHRADIVMLDSDLEVQQVWVGGHEVLQ from the coding sequence ATGACACTTGAAGGCAACATACTGACGCCGGAGGGGTGGTTCAAGGGTGAGCTGATGCTCCGACGGGGTCGAATCGTCGGCATCAGCGGAGCGCCGGTGAACCCTGATGACAATGATGCCCCGCGAATCATTCCGGGGTTTATCGATCTGCACGTTCATGGCGGTGGTGGTGCCGATCTCATGGAAGGTGGACAGTCTCTGGCCGTGCTGGCCCGCACGCATGCCCGCTTTGGCACGACCAGTCTGCTGGGTACCAGCATGACGGCCTCGCGCGAAGCGCTGATCAAGGCTTTCCAGGATGCCGGAAGGGTCCTGGCCTCACCGCCCGAACAGGCCGCCGACATCCTGGGCATGCATCTTGAGGGGCCCTTCATCAGCCCGGATATGCTGGGTGCTCAGCCTCCCCATGCCCGGCCAGGTACACTTGAGGCGTTTGATGAGCTCAATGCTCTGGCGCCCATTCGGGTCATTACCATCGCACCGGAAATCGAGGGGCACATGGCCCTGATCGAAGTGCTGGCCGGCCGGGGTGTCAGGGTTCAACTGGGCCACACCGCGGCCACACATGATCAGTGTGTCGAAGCGCTTCGCCTGGGCGCCCGAGGATTTACCCATCTTTATAATGCCATGAGCGGTCTGCACCACCGTGCACCCGGCGTGGTGGGAGCGGCGCTGGCGCATGCCGACTACGCCGAGGTGATCGGTGATCTGATTCATGTCGAACCCGGTGGCGTACTGGCCGCACGTCGTGCCATACCGCACCTTTATGTGGTGACCGATGCCACGGCCGCCGCCGGCATGCCAGATGGTGAATATCGGCTGGGTGAGCATCGGGTGTTCAAGCGCGGCAACAGTGTTCGACTGGCCGAGGGGGGCCTGGCCGGCAGTGCCCTGACCATGGATGTGGCGCTGCGTAATCTGATCGGTCTGGGACTGACGCTGGCGGAAGCGTCCCAGCGCCTGTCGCTGTGGCCGGCTCGTTATCTGGGCTTGAGCGATCGTGGTGTGCTGGCGCCGGGCCATCGAGCCGATATCGTGATGCTCGACTCGGATCTCGAGGTCCAGCAGGTGTGGGTCGGTGGTCATGAGGTGCTTCAGTGA
- a CDS encoding SIS domain-containing protein — MSLMRDEALSAPQRIAEQVRINRDTMVQLGEVLRHQTFHAGMTVARGSSDHAAGYFARLMMQMTGQPCASLPLSLCTLDNTAWQLDGTLSLSVSQSGRSFDLIEAQKALKGGGALALAMVNAVDSPLAHGADHVIDLQAGEEKSVAATKSFLATLSASASLMAHWRQDKSLLDALDALPESLAQACRLDWSQGVEALHDVDRLLVIGRGAGLPIAQEAALKFKETCVIQAEAFSGAEIQHGPMALVGRDYPVLILAPGGRAQKGLVELSDTFRARGARVLLAADASVTSRDLTIADASHEALAPLCAIQSFYLMIEALSCATGHDPDRPEFLNKVTQTR; from the coding sequence ATGTCCCTGATGCGTGACGAGGCGCTGAGTGCGCCACAACGAATTGCCGAGCAGGTGCGCATCAATCGCGACACCATGGTGCAGCTGGGCGAAGTGCTGCGTCATCAAACGTTTCACGCCGGCATGACGGTAGCTCGTGGGAGCTCGGATCATGCGGCCGGCTATTTTGCCCGACTGATGATGCAGATGACCGGGCAACCCTGTGCCTCTTTGCCGCTGTCACTGTGTACGCTGGACAATACCGCCTGGCAGCTTGATGGCACCCTGTCCCTGTCCGTGTCGCAATCCGGACGCAGCTTTGATCTGATCGAGGCACAAAAGGCTCTGAAAGGTGGCGGTGCCCTGGCACTTGCCATGGTCAATGCCGTGGATTCGCCGCTGGCCCACGGCGCTGATCACGTGATCGACCTGCAGGCCGGGGAAGAAAAAAGCGTTGCGGCGACCAAAAGCTTTCTGGCCACACTCTCGGCCAGTGCGTCACTGATGGCCCACTGGCGGCAGGATAAATCCCTGCTGGACGCGCTGGACGCGCTGCCGGAGTCGCTGGCACAGGCCTGTCGTCTTGATTGGAGCCAAGGCGTGGAAGCACTGCATGACGTGGACAGGCTTTTGGTTATCGGTCGCGGTGCCGGCCTGCCCATCGCTCAGGAAGCTGCGCTCAAGTTCAAGGAAACCTGCGTCATTCAGGCCGAAGCCTTCAGCGGCGCCGAGATTCAGCACGGGCCAATGGCGCTGGTCGGGCGCGATTATCCTGTGCTGATTCTGGCGCCAGGGGGGCGCGCTCAGAAAGGGCTGGTCGAGCTGTCCGACACCTTCCGCGCGCGGGGCGCGCGAGTACTGCTGGCCGCGGATGCTTCGGTCACCTCGCGGGATCTCACCATTGCTGACGCGTCTCATGAAGCCCTGGCGCCACTTTGTGCCATTCAGAGCTTTTATCTGATGATTGAGGCGCTGTCGTGCGCAACGGGGCATGATCCCGACCGACCCGAATTTCTCAACAAGGTCACGCAGACGCGCTGA
- a CDS encoding glycosyltransferase family 4 protein produces the protein MHIADMTMFYAPSSGGVRTYLDAKRRRLNATDDIRHTLLVPGEAYTRQEDDHRVNVPAAPLPFSNGYRFPLTRGPWRRALRDVRPDLIEAGDPYTVGWAAIAGARELDIPLVAFYHSDLPTMISNRLGNWSRPLINTYIKRLYGHYDRVLAPSNVMAQRLEGLGIQNVRVQPLGVDLKTFHPSLRDDSVKTELGLSEDTRLLVFAGRGSQEKNLHILLEAMQKLSNGTSPPFHLLLVGSSMPTQVPDNVTVINHFCPTAEIARYFASSDALLHAGTQETFGLVVLEAMACGIPVVATRAGALAENVPEGCGMLCQPLDSDDMVQNIHALFENDARVMGQKARAHVERHHDWNIVVQGVTHHYRELLGISTTAEASVQHG, from the coding sequence GTGCATATTGCCGACATGACCATGTTTTATGCGCCATCCAGCGGTGGCGTGCGTACCTATCTCGATGCCAAACGCCGCCGTTTGAACGCAACCGACGATATTCGACATACGCTGCTGGTGCCGGGAGAGGCATATACGCGTCAGGAAGATGACCACCGGGTCAATGTGCCGGCGGCGCCTCTGCCGTTCAGCAATGGCTATCGCTTCCCCCTGACCCGAGGCCCGTGGCGTCGCGCCCTGCGCGATGTCAGACCGGATCTGATCGAGGCCGGTGACCCCTATACGGTGGGCTGGGCCGCCATTGCCGGAGCACGCGAGCTTGATATCCCGCTGGTGGCCTTTTATCACTCCGATCTGCCGACCATGATCAGCAACCGACTCGGCAACTGGTCGCGTCCGCTGATCAATACCTACATCAAACGGCTGTACGGCCACTATGATCGGGTGCTGGCCCCCAGTAACGTCATGGCGCAGCGTCTGGAAGGCCTTGGTATTCAAAACGTTCGCGTGCAGCCACTGGGCGTGGATCTAAAAACCTTTCACCCATCGCTTCGCGACGACAGCGTCAAGACCGAACTGGGGCTTTCCGAGGACACTCGGCTGCTGGTATTTGCCGGGCGTGGCTCACAGGAAAAGAATCTTCATATTCTGCTGGAAGCGATGCAAAAGCTCTCCAATGGCACATCGCCTCCCTTCCATCTGCTGCTGGTCGGCTCTTCCATGCCGACTCAGGTACCGGACAACGTCACGGTGATCAATCACTTCTGCCCGACCGCTGAAATCGCGCGCTATTTCGCCAGCAGTGATGCCCTTCTGCATGCCGGTACGCAGGAGACCTTTGGTCTGGTCGTACTGGAAGCCATGGCCTGCGGGATACCGGTCGTGGCGACCCGGGCCGGCGCTCTGGCAGAAAACGTACCGGAAGGCTGTGGCATGCTGTGTCAGCCACTGGACAGCGATGACATGGTACAAAACATTCATGCCCTGTTTGAAAACGACGCCAGAGTAATGGGTCAAAAGGCACGCGCGCACGTAGAGCGCCATCATGACTGGAACATTGTGGTGCAGGGTGTGACGCACCATTATCGAGAGCTGCTGGGCATCAGCACGACGGCCGAGGCGAGCGTACAACATGGCTGA
- a CDS encoding SDR family oxidoreductase, producing the protein MTTLIIGANGQIGRRLCEQAAQSGHAVRAMVRDEQQNTFFDSIGVETVMGDLTGDMDHVFEGCDQVVFTAGSGGATGLDHTLMVDLNGAMRAVDLAREHGIRRFLMVSTLHVDPLKGPEKLRPYLVAKRAADAYLQASGLEHVILRPGRLSDDPGTGHIETDQSRASTGDVSRDNVATAILTLLKRQTSAPEEIVLLEGDHPIDQVLG; encoded by the coding sequence ATGACCACATTAATCATCGGTGCCAATGGCCAGATTGGTCGACGCCTTTGCGAACAGGCCGCCCAAAGCGGTCACGCCGTACGTGCCATGGTACGTGACGAGCAACAAAATACCTTTTTTGACTCGATCGGCGTCGAGACTGTCATGGGCGATCTGACCGGCGATATGGATCACGTCTTCGAGGGCTGCGATCAGGTGGTCTTTACCGCCGGCTCCGGTGGGGCCACCGGGCTGGACCATACCCTGATGGTGGATCTCAACGGTGCCATGCGCGCCGTTGATCTGGCCCGGGAGCATGGTATTCGCCGGTTTCTCATGGTCAGCACGCTGCACGTCGACCCGCTCAAGGGCCCCGAGAAACTCAGGCCCTACCTGGTGGCCAAGCGCGCGGCAGACGCCTACCTGCAGGCCTCGGGCCTTGAACATGTCATCCTGCGGCCGGGTCGGCTCAGTGACGACCCCGGCACCGGTCACATCGAAACCGATCAGAGCAGAGCGAGCACCGGTGACGTCTCGCGTGACAATGTTGCGACCGCCATTTTGACGCTGCTCAAACGTCAGACCTCCGCCCCTGAAGAGATTGTTTTGCTCGAGGGTGACCATCCCATCGACCAGGTGCTGGGATAA
- the ptsP gene encoding phosphoenolpyruvate--protein phosphotransferase, producing the protein MSETADPMLASTPLYAPLKAVLVPLDQVPDPVFAQQTMGPGIALEPLESQLFAPCDGEIVHLARTHHALTLKTDQGCDLLIHLGLDTVDLEGEGITVHVAPGDRVHRGDLLWEFDADLLACRALSLITPLVVTSNDRWRCELMDAPVGRVIERGAELMMLVATSQASPTGKEGGGNNEYREQVTLALAAGLHARPAARLRAIARAHGCTLVLERGEHQADAASLTALMGLSLRHGDTLDVIARGADAAAALGEAAALLTTPEAVEDDPAHDESADDRADTVPTGDDTTCHGLMASPGLAVGPLIRFGRSRIEINADREEDAEATERALVQAINTLNDTLATDIEQARHQGRREEADILEAHQAWLDDPALREESLAYIRAGRSAAFAWREVLESRINELRRSQSQLLAARADDLRDLQERLVALLVPEAAALGHIEIAPGAIVMFEEITPSQLLALDRVSPAGLCLAGGGTTSHVALLARARGLPCLAAMGAELVEVMDRQDGSDVILDADRGSLIFKPAPDQLIEARESVEQNRIRAAAEQQMAHESARTIDDVPIEVCANVAGQEEARAAFDAGADGIGLMRSEFLFMAHAQAPDQQTQRRSYQQALDAMGAHRVIIRTLDVGADKQLDYLSLPSVPNPALGTRGVRLMARHQALLDVQLRALLEVRPLDRLRIMVPMVCDAAELVAVRERIEALAGEMNLDGRPELGAMIEVPAAAVCADQIARVADFLSIGTNDLTQYTLAMDREDPDLAGRADVLHPAVLRLIDLTVKGAASHRCPVGVCGAAAGDPQGWAALVALGVDELSVEPARVAAVKAGIRRLDRAALARALRGWLDEPIDSVTLRQRLEQWLNETTANNNDRGAPDDAI; encoded by the coding sequence ATGTCCGAGACCGCTGATCCGATGCTGGCCAGCACGCCGCTTTATGCGCCTCTTAAAGCGGTGCTGGTACCGCTTGACCAGGTGCCTGATCCTGTCTTTGCCCAGCAGACCATGGGGCCGGGCATCGCGCTCGAGCCTCTGGAGTCCCAGCTCTTTGCGCCCTGTGATGGGGAAATCGTGCATCTGGCGCGCACCCACCACGCTCTGACCCTCAAGACCGATCAGGGCTGCGATCTTCTGATTCATCTGGGCCTTGATACCGTGGACCTGGAAGGTGAAGGCATCACCGTGCATGTCGCACCGGGAGATCGCGTCCATCGGGGCGATCTGCTGTGGGAGTTTGATGCGGATCTGCTGGCCTGCCGGGCGTTGAGTCTCATTACGCCGCTGGTGGTGACCAGCAACGACCGATGGCGCTGTGAGTTGATGGATGCACCTGTGGGACGTGTGATCGAGCGGGGTGCCGAGTTGATGATGCTGGTAGCCACCTCGCAGGCATCGCCCACCGGGAAGGAGGGTGGCGGCAATAATGAATACCGCGAGCAGGTCACACTGGCGCTGGCAGCAGGGCTGCATGCGCGCCCGGCCGCGCGTCTTCGCGCCATTGCCCGAGCGCACGGTTGCACCCTGGTGCTGGAGCGCGGTGAACATCAGGCCGATGCTGCCAGCCTGACGGCCTTGATGGGCCTTTCCCTGCGCCATGGCGATACGCTGGATGTTATTGCGCGCGGTGCGGATGCTGCTGCAGCCCTTGGAGAAGCCGCAGCCCTTTTGACCACGCCGGAAGCCGTCGAGGATGATCCCGCCCACGATGAGTCGGCAGATGACAGGGCTGACACCGTGCCAACGGGGGATGACACCACCTGTCACGGTCTGATGGCCAGCCCGGGACTTGCCGTAGGCCCGCTGATACGTTTTGGGCGTTCACGCATCGAGATCAATGCTGACCGTGAGGAGGATGCAGAGGCTACCGAACGGGCGCTAGTGCAGGCGATCAATACGCTCAACGACACGCTGGCCACTGATATCGAGCAGGCGCGCCATCAGGGACGCCGCGAAGAAGCCGATATTCTGGAGGCGCATCAGGCCTGGCTGGATGATCCTGCTTTGCGTGAGGAGAGTCTGGCGTATATTCGGGCCGGGCGCAGCGCCGCCTTTGCCTGGCGGGAAGTGCTGGAAAGTCGCATCAATGAGCTGCGCCGCAGTCAGAGTCAGTTGCTGGCGGCACGTGCCGATGACCTGCGGGATCTGCAGGAGCGTCTGGTGGCGCTATTGGTGCCGGAGGCGGCCGCATTGGGTCACATCGAGATCGCGCCGGGCGCCATCGTGATGTTCGAAGAGATTACGCCATCGCAGCTGCTGGCGCTGGACCGTGTCTCGCCCGCCGGACTCTGTCTGGCAGGTGGGGGTACAACCTCGCACGTGGCGCTGCTGGCGCGCGCCCGGGGATTGCCCTGCCTGGCCGCCATGGGCGCAGAACTTGTAGAGGTGATGGACCGCCAGGACGGCAGTGACGTGATTCTGGATGCAGACAGGGGATCCTTGATTTTCAAACCTGCTCCGGACCAGCTCATCGAGGCCCGTGAGAGCGTCGAACAGAACCGGATACGGGCCGCGGCCGAGCAGCAAATGGCGCACGAGTCGGCGCGCACGATCGATGATGTGCCCATCGAGGTTTGTGCCAATGTGGCAGGGCAGGAAGAAGCGCGCGCCGCGTTTGATGCCGGCGCCGATGGCATTGGCCTGATGCGCAGCGAATTTCTCTTTATGGCGCATGCGCAGGCACCGGATCAGCAGACACAGCGCAGGAGTTATCAGCAGGCGCTGGACGCCATGGGTGCGCACCGGGTCATTATCCGTACGCTGGATGTTGGTGCCGACAAGCAGCTCGATTATCTGTCGCTGCCTTCGGTCCCCAATCCGGCGCTGGGCACGCGCGGTGTTCGCCTGATGGCGCGTCATCAGGCGCTGCTGGACGTTCAACTGCGTGCACTGCTTGAGGTCAGGCCGCTGGATCGTCTTCGTATCATGGTGCCGATGGTGTGTGATGCGGCAGAGCTTGTGGCCGTACGTGAGCGCATCGAGGCTCTGGCAGGTGAGATGAACCTTGACGGTCGGCCCGAACTGGGGGCGATGATCGAGGTGCCTGCTGCCGCCGTATGCGCCGATCAGATTGCCCGCGTGGCAGATTTTCTCTCCATCGGGACCAATGACCTGACCCAGTACACCCTGGCCATGGACCGCGAGGACCCGGATCTGGCCGGGCGGGCCGATGTGCTGCACCCAGCCGTACTGCGATTGATCGACCTGACCGTCAAGGGGGCCGCCAGTCACCGATGCCCGGTGGGCGTGTGCGGTGCTGCTGCAGGCGATCCGCAGGGCTGGGCGGCGCTGGTCGCCCTTGGCGTTGACGAGTTATCGGTGGAGCCTGCACGCGTCGCCGCCGTCAAGGCCGGTATCCGACGACTGGACCGCGCGGCGCTGGCCCGAGCATTACGTGGATGGCTCGATGAACCGATCGACAGTGTCACGCTGCGACAGCGCCTTGAGCAGTGGCTGAACGAGACGACTGCCAACAACAATGACAGGGGAGCACCTGACGATGCGATTTGA
- the nagE gene encoding N-acetylglucosamine-specific PTS transporter subunit IIBC has product MRFDPMGALQQLGRSLMLPIAVLPIAGLLLRMGQPDLLDIAFIAQAGNAIFEHLPLIFAIGVAVGIADDSNGAAGLASAIGYLVITAVLEALNPDINMGVLAGIIAGVVAGLWYNRCKNIALPDYLAFFAGRRFIPIVTGLTALALGWLLGWVWPPVQHAIDLSGQWMIDSGELGLFVYGALNRLLIVTGLHHVLNSLVWFVFGNYEGATGDLHRFFAGDPNAGSFMAGFFPVMMFGLPAAALAMYHTAARDQRARVGGMLFSLALTAFLTGITEPLEFTFIFLAPALYAVHAVLTGVSMALMSWLGVKLGFTFSAGTFDYLLSYGLSSRGWLLIPVGLLYAVLYYMIFRWAIVRFDLKTPGREDVSQAVVVEDNGEAPARGPAFIRALGGGDNLTSVGACTTRLRLVVQDVEKIDEATLKGLGARGVLKLKGGHLQVVMGPIADGVAEDIRAAMKARGKAVEVPETARTMAPSAEQPASAQTSMKDADLSRWLEALGGVGNLRRSELVALSRVRLEVEASSQLDHSALSSLGAAGVQPLGDHCLHLILGEQAWIVAQQLAAEIQRNGR; this is encoded by the coding sequence ATGCGATTTGATCCCATGGGGGCGCTTCAGCAGCTGGGCCGCTCTCTGATGCTGCCGATTGCGGTACTGCCGATTGCGGGGCTTTTGCTGCGCATGGGCCAGCCCGATCTGCTGGACATTGCCTTCATTGCCCAAGCGGGCAATGCCATTTTTGAACATCTGCCGCTGATCTTTGCCATCGGCGTGGCGGTGGGCATCGCCGATGACAGCAACGGCGCCGCGGGGCTTGCCAGTGCGATCGGCTACCTGGTGATCACGGCGGTGCTTGAAGCCCTCAATCCCGACATCAACATGGGGGTGCTGGCCGGTATTATCGCAGGCGTCGTGGCCGGGCTCTGGTATAACCGCTGCAAGAACATCGCGCTGCCCGACTATCTGGCCTTTTTTGCCGGGCGGCGTTTTATTCCGATTGTGACCGGTCTGACGGCCCTGGCGCTGGGATGGCTTCTTGGCTGGGTATGGCCGCCAGTGCAGCACGCCATCGATCTGAGCGGTCAATGGATGATCGACTCCGGTGAGCTGGGGCTTTTTGTCTACGGCGCCCTCAATCGTCTATTGATCGTGACCGGGCTGCATCACGTGCTTAACTCGCTGGTGTGGTTTGTGTTTGGCAACTATGAAGGCGCCACCGGTGATCTGCATCGGTTCTTTGCCGGAGACCCCAATGCTGGCAGCTTCATGGCAGGATTTTTCCCGGTGATGATGTTCGGCCTGCCGGCGGCCGCGCTTGCGATGTATCACACCGCCGCAAGGGATCAGCGCGCCCGGGTCGGGGGCATGCTCTTTTCACTGGCGCTGACGGCCTTTCTGACCGGTATCACCGAGCCGCTGGAATTTACCTTTATCTTTCTCGCGCCGGCACTCTACGCAGTGCACGCCGTGCTGACCGGCGTTTCAATGGCACTGATGAGCTGGCTGGGTGTGAAGCTGGGCTTTACCTTTTCGGCCGGCACCTTTGATTATCTGCTCTCCTATGGTCTCTCCAGCCGTGGCTGGTTGCTGATCCCGGTCGGGCTTTTGTACGCGGTGCTGTATTACATGATCTTTCGCTGGGCCATCGTGCGTTTCGATCTGAAAACGCCGGGGCGTGAGGACGTGTCTCAGGCAGTGGTGGTCGAAGACAATGGAGAAGCGCCGGCGCGCGGCCCTGCCTTTATCAGGGCGCTGGGCGGTGGTGACAATCTGACCTCGGTCGGGGCCTGCACCACGCGGCTGCGGCTGGTGGTGCAGGATGTCGAGAAAATTGATGAGGCCACACTCAAGGGGCTGGGTGCCAGAGGCGTACTCAAGCTCAAGGGCGGTCACCTGCAGGTGGTGATGGGGCCAATAGCCGACGGCGTGGCCGAGGATATCCGCGCGGCCATGAAGGCCCGCGGCAAGGCGGTCGAGGTGCCGGAGACGGCCCGAACCATGGCGCCGTCTGCCGAGCAGCCCGCGTCCGCCCAGACGTCGATGAAGGATGCCGATCTCTCTCGCTGGCTCGAGGCGCTGGGCGGTGTGGGGAATTTGCGTCGCAGCGAACTGGTGGCGCTGTCACGCGTGCGCCTTGAAGTCGAAGCGTCGTCACAACTTGATCACAGCGCGCTGTCCTCGCTGGGCGCGGCCGGAGTGCAGCCGCTGGGCGATCACTGTCTGCATCTGATTCTGGGTGAGCAGGCCTGGATCGTGGCGCAGCAGCTCGCAGCAGAGATTCAGCGCAATGGCCGCTGA